Proteins from a genomic interval of Calypte anna isolate BGI_N300 chromosome 6, bCalAnn1_v1.p, whole genome shotgun sequence:
- the R3HCC1L gene encoding LOW QUALITY PROTEIN: coiled-coil domain-containing protein R3HCC1L (The sequence of the model RefSeq protein was modified relative to this genomic sequence to represent the inferred CDS: inserted 1 base in 1 codon) — protein sequence MQQEAEGSRPRRRKPDMALYVPKARRERAAQAADDMLAGHRREPKNHHLAQDTSTGSSEGQKRSPHARTQAGRTVRKESKVDASPKEPPAASAGHCQRPGGSCTPLPVSLGASPSVQESCLDPAVARPCDGQDKSSHDEGLGELSHGCQIMRTEPDPPSPLSAQPGPMEAAEPKGDPISPTPPASLMPECQTVPSGVLEHLGGNTSDPARDLSQNLGESVLLLAGVDDQGSVPALAVGFKAWRKRECGHYLLAGQSEYYAAGAPEEEERWGVMAERVREDTLDAPGRASYKPGCLMGGAPGLLGDSTPEQAQLPPGKEESISSTQHPCWEDVPVPTVDGVGSSSACTGDSTGTESSPLGDGEELVSSAWEGVALESRKPPVPLELLCHGVEGLSPAAWAEESVRLGENTASPQQHQCSQEAEESGGGVCSGSPKAEKTSTGTQSQASPDTEESWDALFNDDGDCLDPELLEELSGGKKLQDSQQSPRFNYYRAEPAAPDLSDAELPHVIEIYDFPSDFRTEDLXRVFCSYQKKGFDIKWVDDTHALGIFSSPITASDALSTKHLMVKTRPLSQGTRASKAKARAYADYLQPARSALKHRLPWPGGW from the exons ATGCAGCAGGAGGCGGAGGGCAGCCGACCGCGCCGCAGGAAGCCTGACATGGCTCTCTATGTGCCCAAAGCACGGCGGGAAAGAGCTGCACAAGCAGCAGATGACATGCTGGCTGGGCATCGCCGGGAGCCCAAGAATCACCACCTGGCACAGGACACTagcacaggcagcagtgagGGGCAGAAGCGAAGCCCCCATGCCAGGACGCAGGCAGGCAGaacagtgaggaaggagagcaaGGTGGATGCCAGCCCAAAGGAGCCACCGGCAGCCTCTGCCGGTCATTGCCAGAggccaggaggcagctgcaCCCCCCTGCCTGTGAGCCTGGGAGCATCACCCAGTGTGCAGGAGTCGTGCCTGGATCCCGCTGTTGCCCGGCCCTGCGATGGGCAGGACAAATCATCCCATGATGAAGGACTCGGGGAGCTCAGCCATGGCTGCCAGATAATGAGGACTGAGCCTGACCCTCCATCCCCACTTAGTGCTCAGCCTGGGCCTAtggaggctgcagagcccaAGGGTGACCCTATTAGCCCAACACCCCCTGCTAGCCTGATGCCAGAATGCCAGACAGTGCCAAGTGGTGTGTTGGAGCATTTGGGAGGCAACACCTCAGATCCAGCCAGGGACCTCTCTCAGAACCTGGGAGAGAGTGTTCTGCTGTTGGCAGGGGTGGATGATCAGGGCAGCGTTCCTGCGCTGGCTGTGGGTTTTAAAGCCTGGAGGAAGAGGGAGTGTGGACATTATCTCCTGGCAGGGCAGAGTGAGTACTATGCTGCTGGGGcaccagaggaggaggagaggtggggagTCATGGCTGAACGTGTCAGGGAGGACACCTTGGATGCCCCAGGACGAGCCAGCTACAAGCCTGGGTGCTTGATGGGTGGTGCACCAGGGCTCCTGGGGGACAGTACCCCAGAGCAGGCCCAGCTCCCAcctgggaaggaagagagcaTTTCCAGCACCCAGCATCCCTGTTGGGAGGATGTACCAGTGCCCACTGTGGACggggtgggcagcagctctgcctgcacagGTGACAGCACTGGGACTGAGAGCAGTCCACTGGGTGATGGTGAGGAGCTGGTGAGCAGTGCCTGGGAGGGGGTGGCCCTGGAGAGCCGCAAGCCTCCAGtgcccctggagctgctgtgccatgGCGTAGAGGGGCTCTCACCTGCAGCCTGGGCCGAGGAGTCAGTGAGGCTGGGTGAGAACACAGCCtcaccacagcagcaccagtgcagccaggaggctgaggagagtgGTGGAGGCGTCTGCAGTGGCTCcccaaaggcagagaaaaccaGCACTGGGACACAGAGCCAGGCCAGCCCAGACACCGAAGAGAGCTGGGATGCACTGTTCAACGATGATGGGGACTGCCTggacccagagctgctggaggag ctctcaggggGCAAGAAGCTCCAGGATAGCCAGCAGTCACCCCGCTTCAACTACTATAGGGCCGAGCCTGCTGCACCAGACCTCAGCGATGCTGAACTGCCCCATGTCATCGAGATTTATGATTTCCCCTCGGATTTCCGCACTGAAGACC CGCGTGTTTTCTGCAGCTATCA gaaaaaaggcTTTGATATTAAATGGGTGGATGATACACATGCCTTGGGCATTTTCTCCAGCCCCATAACAG CAAGCGATGCCCTCAGCACCAAGCACCTGATGGTGAAGACTCGCCCACTTTCCCAAGGCACCCGTGCCTCTAAAGCAAAAGCCAGGGCATATGCGG ACTACCTGCAGCCAGCCAGGAGCGCCCTGAAACATCGGCTGCCTTGGCCAGGCGGCTGGTGA